The DNA segment AAAAGAAGCCAGTCCGAATAATCCCAGGCAACTGATCAGGATAGCCAGCGTGGCAAAAAAAGTAGACAGCTTCCCTATCCCTACTTCATAATTGAATTTTTTAGCATACTCTTCATCCGCAAAACTGTATTCAAAAGGAGCAGCAGGATTATATTGCTGGAAAATGGCGCTGATCTTTGTAAGCGCATCCCTGATATTAACATCCGGTTTGATACGGACATTGATAAAGTTGCCCCGCTCTTTCAGGATATAAAAAAAGGATTGAGGTATAGGTTCATAAGGAGAGGCCATAATCATATCCTTGATCACCCCTAATACCTTATAACCAACACCATCCCAGCGGATGATTTTACCAACCGGATTTTCCAGTTTCATATATTTTACTGCCGATTCATTGAGTACCACACCGGCAGAATCAGTCGCAAAATTCCTGGAAAAATCCCTGCCGTCAACGAATTGCCACCCTACTGTTTTCCCATGTTCAAAGGTGATGCCAATGGTAGCGAAAAAGGCTGGCTCACCAGGCATTTTCCCCTCCCATTCAAAACCACCATTGCTGGACCAGATATCCGTTACGGGTCCCTGCGATTCGGACACTTCCCCTACCATCCCTGTTTCCAGCAAGGCAGTACGCGCCGCCTGGTAGTTGTTATAAATGTCCGGGGTAGTCATACGTACCGCTATTAAACCTTCCCTGGTATACCCTACAGGCCGGTTCTTTGCATATTGAATTTGTTTAAAAACGATAATGGTCCCTGTGATCAGCAATACCGAAACAGAAAACTGTACCACTACCAATACTTTACGTGGCAAGGCCGCAAAACGACCTGCCCGGAAAGTTCCTTTTAACACTTTTACTGGCTGAAAAGCCGAGAGGTACAAAGCCGGATAACTTCCTGCAAGTAACCCGGTAAACAAACTGAATCCTATACCTGCCGTCCAGAACCAGGGGTTGCGCCATAATACCGAAATATCCTTATCTGCCACCTGATTAAACCAGGGCAGCAATAGTTGTACGATCACCAGAGATAACCAAAAAGAGAATAAAGAGACGAGGATTGATTCGCTCAAAAACTGGCTGATTAATTGTCCGCGTACCGAGCCTACAGCTTTGCGTATCCCTACTTCCTTAGCTCTTTTTTCCGAACGGGCCGTGCTAAGGTTCATAAAATTAATACATGCCAGGAGCAGCACAAAAAAACCAATGATGCCAAAAAGCCGCACATACTGGATTTGTCCCCCTACACTTACCCCGTTTTTAAATTCAGCATACAAATGCCACCGGCTCATGGGATGTAGAAATATGGAAGTAGTGCCGCCGGGAGGAGATGGATTTTTCTTTTCCAGTATCTCCCCTATTTTCTGCGACACCTTATCAAAATCTGCCTGCGGGGCAAGCTGTACAAAAACGGAAGTAACATTTACATCCCACCTATCCAGTGCAGCATGAATCCAATCCCAGGAAGTCGTATATAATTTCCAGGGGGCAACAAAAGTCAGTTCGTTGAAGTAGGTATTTCGTGGCAAATCTTCATATACACCCGTTACTTTTACATTGAGCCGGTTATCCAGCTTCACTATCTTATTCAGCGGATCTGTGTCTCCAAAAAGAGATTTGGCCAGGGTAGCAGACAACATAATGGAAGACGGATCTTTTAGCCCATTCCGGGTGCCTTTTAACATTTTCAGGGTCAACATTTCCGGACCATCCTCCTCCATAAAACTACCCGACTGTGTAAACTTTTTTTCCTGGAAAGAGATCGTATTTGTGCCTGGAGAACTAGCGATAACTACATATTTAAAATCATCCGGGAACTTGTTGCGCAGTTCAGCCGCTACAGGGATTGGCAAGCCGGGAAAAGCCCCCGTTTCCCCCTTCATGGAAAAACGTTGCCATACCCTGGCAATACGGGGATAATTTTCATGGTATTTATTAAACGACAATTCGTCCCATATCCATAATCCTATCAGTATAGTAACGGCCATCCCTACAGACAGGCCGAAAATATTGATAAAAGAGATGCGCTTGTTTTTCAACAGGCCCCTGATGGCGATTTTTAAGTAGTTCCTGAACATAACAGTAATATTTTGTTCCTGGAAGCATTCCATTCACATGACTGATACAATAAGATTGCCACAATCCTTCCGCAGCCACCAGCAGGCACTTTCCTATTTTTCTCTTTACAAAAATGTTCATATATGGACAGAAAATGTCCGGAAATGGATATCCTGTCCTGAATGATTCCTGCCAGCAGGTATTACTATACTTATCTTGCCTTGACAATCCTGACAGTTACCAGTATACGGTGATTGAAAAGATAAAGCTACCCATTTATGATGAATAAAATTTTCTGCCTGCTTAAAACCCCGGGCCATTGCTAAATGAGCAGTCACGCATCATCATTTTCAGGTATTGGTAATCCAGGCATAATACCTGTTTTTGAATATTAGCTAATACCTTTGCAGCCTGATAACCATGCTGCTCACTGCAGGGTAATATGTCAGGTGCATGTAATAATTAAATAATGACGAACAAGCGATATTTCTATCTGATACTGATACTGGGTACATTAACTGCATTAGGTCCATTTTCCATTGATATGTATCTGCCTGGCTTCCCGGCCATCGCAAAAGAATTGCAAACTACCGTTGCCGGTGTAGGGCTTTCCTTATCCAGCTTTTTTATTGGCATTTCGGCAGGACAGCTGTTGTATGGTCCGTTATTAGATCGTTTCGGCCGTAAGAAACCATTATATATTGGGCTAACACTTTATATCCTGGCATCGCTGGGGTGTATGACAGTACATACTATTGACGCACTTGTTGCGCTACGTTTTGTACAAGCCATTGGGAGTTGTGCTGCAGCAGTAGCTTCTATTGCCATGGTACGCGACCTGTTTCCTGTAAAAGATAATGCCAAGGTATTTTCCCTGCTGATGCTGGTAGTAGGTGTTTCACCTATGATAGCTCCTACTGTGGGTGGCTATGTAACAGCCGCATTAGGATGGCAGGCCATATTCCTGATCCTGGCCATTATGGGCGCCCTCATTCTTTGTGCCGTTATTTTCTGGTTGCCCGAAAGTTATCAGCCCGATCCAACTTTTTCTTTAAAGCCAAAACCGATTATTAACAACTTCCTTTCAGTGATCCGGGAGCCACAGTTTTATACCTATGTATTTACCGGCGCTATTGCCTTCTCCGGATTGTTTGCTTACGTTTCCGGCTCTCCACTGGTATTTATGGATATTTTCCAGGTAAGTGAAAAAACGTATGGATGGATATTTGCCTTCCTGTCTGTAGGATTTATTGGGTCCAGCCAGGTAAACAGTCTTTTACTGCGGAAATATAAAAGTGAGCAAATTGTATTAATAGCATTGATCTGCCAGGCGCTGACAGGAATTGTTTTCCTACTGGGTATGATAAATGGGTTATTGGGGCTGGGAGGTACCATTGCCCTATTGTTTGTTTTCCTGTGTTGTCTGGGCTTTGCGAATCCTAATGCTGCAGCACTTTCGCTGGCCCCCTTTTCAAAGCAGGCAGGCAGTGCCTCTTCTTTGATGGGCGCCTTGCAAATGGGACTGGGGGCATTGGCCTCTGTGGGCGTGAGTCTGTTTAATGCCAAATCTGCCGTACCGATGGTAGCCATTATGGCCGGATCGGCTACACTGGCATTAGTAGTATTGATAACAGGACGTC comes from the Chitinophaga sp. H8 genome and includes:
- a CDS encoding ABC transporter permease, whose translation is MFRNYLKIAIRGLLKNKRISFINIFGLSVGMAVTILIGLWIWDELSFNKYHENYPRIARVWQRFSMKGETGAFPGLPIPVAAELRNKFPDDFKYVVIASSPGTNTISFQEKKFTQSGSFMEEDGPEMLTLKMLKGTRNGLKDPSSIMLSATLAKSLFGDTDPLNKIVKLDNRLNVKVTGVYEDLPRNTYFNELTFVAPWKLYTTSWDWIHAALDRWDVNVTSVFVQLAPQADFDKVSQKIGEILEKKNPSPPGGTTSIFLHPMSRWHLYAEFKNGVSVGGQIQYVRLFGIIGFFVLLLACINFMNLSTARSEKRAKEVGIRKAVGSVRGQLISQFLSESILVSLFSFWLSLVIVQLLLPWFNQVADKDISVLWRNPWFWTAGIGFSLFTGLLAGSYPALYLSAFQPVKVLKGTFRAGRFAALPRKVLVVVQFSVSVLLITGTIIVFKQIQYAKNRPVGYTREGLIAVRMTTPDIYNNYQAARTALLETGMVGEVSESQGPVTDIWSSNGGFEWEGKMPGEPAFFATIGITFEHGKTVGWQFVDGRDFSRNFATDSAGVVLNESAVKYMKLENPVGKIIRWDGVGYKVLGVIKDMIMASPYEPIPQSFFYILKERGNFINVRIKPDVNIRDALTKISAIFQQYNPAAPFEYSFADEEYAKKFNYEVGIGKLSTFFATLAILISCLGLFGLASFVAEQRTKEIGIRKVLGASAFNLWRMLSKDFVLLVLLSCCIAIPFAWYFLHDWLQRYAYHTEITWWIFAIVAGGVLLIALLTVSYQATRAALANPVKSLRSE
- a CDS encoding multidrug effflux MFS transporter; the encoded protein is MTNKRYFYLILILGTLTALGPFSIDMYLPGFPAIAKELQTTVAGVGLSLSSFFIGISAGQLLYGPLLDRFGRKKPLYIGLTLYILASLGCMTVHTIDALVALRFVQAIGSCAAAVASIAMVRDLFPVKDNAKVFSLLMLVVGVSPMIAPTVGGYVTAALGWQAIFLILAIMGALILCAVIFWLPESYQPDPTFSLKPKPIINNFLSVIREPQFYTYVFTGAIAFSGLFAYVSGSPLVFMDIFQVSEKTYGWIFAFLSVGFIGSSQVNSLLLRKYKSEQIVLIALICQALTGIVFLLGMINGLLGLGGTIALLFVFLCCLGFANPNAAALSLAPFSKQAGSASSLMGALQMGLGALASVGVSLFNAKSAVPMVAIMAGSATLALVVLITGRRTITAPVTASEKSAGVIH